The Lysobacter sp. HDW10 genome window below encodes:
- a CDS encoding hotdog fold thioesterase — translation MFQRSVTLEELNALSRNTLMVPLGIRFTEIGPDFLRGTMPVDARTHQPYGLLHGGASAALAETLGSTAAGMCVGEGEGVVGIEINANHLSGVREGLVTGTARPLHVGRSTQVWEIRIEDEAGKLVCVSRLTLAVIRRRT, via the coding sequence ATGTTTCAGCGTTCCGTCACCCTAGAAGAACTCAACGCGCTTTCCCGCAACACCCTGATGGTGCCGCTGGGCATCCGCTTCACCGAAATTGGCCCTGACTTCCTGCGCGGCACCATGCCTGTGGATGCACGCACGCATCAACCCTATGGCCTGCTGCATGGCGGCGCATCCGCCGCCTTGGCCGAGACGCTCGGCAGCACTGCAGCAGGGATGTGCGTTGGTGAAGGGGAGGGCGTCGTCGGTATTGAAATCAACGCCAACCACCTCTCCGGCGTCCGCGAAGGCTTGGTCACCGGCACTGCACGCCCCCTACATGTCGGCCGCTCCACCCAAGTCTGGGAAATCCGGATCGAAGACGAAGCAGGCAAGCTCGTCTGCGTTTCCAGGCTCACCCTCGCGGTCATCCGTCGAAGGACCTGA
- a CDS encoding histidine phosphatase family protein, translating into MFELVLIRHAHAKPAEGDETDMDRALSNPGQVEGWTTGAWLHARRSQPERVLCSPARRTRETMEAVMRSMGPLPMRLEPAIYEASTGELITLVDNNRDADSLWVVGHNPGLEQLVALLADGRTGDYRGMSPGSVAVLHFPKEAEIEPGVATLVDFWSP; encoded by the coding sequence ATGTTTGAGCTGGTCTTGATTCGCCATGCCCACGCCAAACCGGCTGAGGGTGATGAAACCGATATGGATCGTGCGTTGTCCAACCCGGGCCAAGTAGAAGGCTGGACCACGGGCGCATGGTTGCATGCGCGCCGTTCGCAACCCGAACGCGTGCTCTGTTCCCCGGCACGCCGCACGCGCGAAACCATGGAAGCGGTGATGCGTTCGATGGGGCCGCTGCCGATGCGACTTGAGCCTGCCATTTATGAGGCCAGCACCGGTGAGTTGATCACCTTGGTCGATAACAACCGCGATGCCGATTCCCTTTGGGTCGTCGGTCACAACCCAGGCTTGGAACAACTGGTGGCCTTGCTGGCGGATGGTCGCACGGGTGATTACCGCGGCATGTCTCCGGGCTCCGTCGCGGTGTTGCATTTTCCTAAAGAAGCAGAGATTGAACCTGGCGTCGCGACCCTAGTCGATTTCTGGTCACCTTGA
- a CDS encoding NAD(P)-dependent alcohol dehydrogenase translates to MTVNAFGAYAGDQPLQALTISRRPVAAHDVQIDIAFCGVCHSDLHQVRAEWAGTLFPCVPGHEIVGRVSAIGSDVSAFKVGDLVGVGCIVDSCRTCEDCDEGLENYCDTMIGTYNSPTPDAPGHTLGGYSEKIVVSERYVLRVSHSEAQLAAVAPLLCAGITTWSPLRHWNVGPGKKVGIVGIGGLGHMGVKLAHALGAHVVAFTTSESKRKDALALGADEVVVSRNEDEMRAHRKSFDFILNTVAAPHPLDAFLALLKRDGAMTLVGAPSTPHPSPNVFSLIMKRRALAGSLIGGIPETQEMLDFCAKHNIVSDIELIRADEINAAYERMLKGDVKYRFVIDNASLSADA, encoded by the coding sequence ATGACCGTTAACGCCTTTGGTGCTTATGCCGGCGACCAACCGTTGCAGGCTTTGACCATTTCACGTCGCCCTGTGGCTGCGCACGATGTGCAGATCGACATCGCGTTTTGCGGTGTGTGTCATTCGGATTTGCATCAGGTGCGTGCCGAGTGGGCGGGCACGCTGTTTCCGTGTGTGCCCGGGCATGAAATCGTAGGACGCGTTTCTGCAATCGGCAGCGACGTGTCTGCGTTCAAGGTGGGCGACCTCGTCGGTGTTGGCTGCATCGTCGATAGCTGTCGCACCTGCGAAGACTGCGATGAAGGCTTGGAAAACTATTGCGACACCATGATCGGCACGTACAACTCGCCGACGCCAGATGCACCCGGCCACACCTTGGGTGGCTACTCAGAAAAAATTGTTGTCAGCGAACGCTACGTGTTGCGCGTGAGCCACAGCGAAGCACAGCTTGCAGCCGTTGCACCACTCTTGTGCGCCGGCATCACAACGTGGTCCCCCTTGCGTCATTGGAATGTCGGGCCTGGGAAGAAAGTCGGCATCGTTGGCATTGGCGGCCTCGGACACATGGGCGTCAAACTCGCGCACGCACTCGGTGCGCATGTGGTCGCCTTCACCACTTCAGAATCCAAGCGCAAAGATGCTTTGGCCTTGGGCGCAGATGAAGTTGTGGTTTCACGCAATGAAGATGAAATGCGCGCCCATCGCAAAAGTTTCGACTTCATTCTCAACACGGTCGCGGCACCGCATCCCCTGGATGCATTTCTCGCCTTGCTCAAACGCGATGGTGCAATGACCTTGGTCGGCGCACCTTCGACGCCGCATCCGTCGCCCAATGTCTTTAGCTTGATCATGAAGCGCCGCGCGTTGGCGGGCTCTCTGATTGGCGGCATTCCTGAAACCCAAGAAATGCTCGACTTCTGTGCAAAGCACAACATCGTCTCGGACATCGAATTGATCCGCGCCGACGAAATCAATGCCGCCTACGAACGCATGCTCAAGGGCGACGTGAAATACCGCTTCGTGATCGATAACGCGAGCCTGTCTGCCGACGCCTAA
- a CDS encoding ParA family protein yields MKSILVASSKGGVGKTTVVTNLAAQAAVAGLNTVIVDADPQRSATHWAQRRSGLDNAVLPIDGTRANWQKKIPQDTQRVIIDTPAGATRASLQAYLDEAQVVIVPVGPSALDIEPTVHFLNEIHKHPRVKKGQLPIGLVVNRVKPWTQATQQAVELLKSWNVPVVAQMRDSQAYVMLAGLGRGLHDYHSAQIREHQADWAPLLTWAQRARG; encoded by the coding sequence GTGAAGTCAATTCTTGTGGCTAGTTCGAAGGGCGGTGTGGGTAAAACCACCGTGGTGACCAATCTCGCAGCGCAGGCTGCAGTCGCTGGTTTGAATACCGTCATCGTGGATGCCGACCCCCAACGTTCCGCAACCCACTGGGCGCAACGTCGCTCCGGTCTCGACAATGCGGTGCTTCCGATTGATGGCACGCGCGCCAATTGGCAGAAGAAGATCCCGCAAGATACGCAGCGCGTCATCATCGACACGCCCGCAGGTGCCACGCGCGCCTCGCTTCAAGCGTATTTGGATGAAGCCCAGGTCGTGATCGTGCCGGTCGGCCCGTCTGCGCTTGATATCGAGCCGACCGTGCATTTTCTGAACGAAATTCATAAGCATCCGCGCGTTAAGAAGGGCCAGTTGCCGATTGGCCTCGTGGTCAACCGTGTCAAACCTTGGACGCAAGCGACGCAACAGGCCGTTGAGTTGCTGAAGTCTTGGAACGTGCCGGTAGTGGCGCAGATGCGCGACAGTCAGGCCTACGTGATGCTGGCCGGCCTCGGCCGCGGCTTGCACGACTATCATTCGGCGCAAATTCGTGAGCACCAAGCAGATTGGGCACCGTTGCTCACTTGGGCGCAGCGCGCGCGGGGCTGA
- a CDS encoding c-type cytochrome: MRNYDLEFLKKFSMIIVFLSVLTVGLIIAAHYIGKQLPYEVSKSAEQKTIERIAPVGAVYAGRTGLAQQAAADEAAKDKAKSAVAYGGTTDGKVIYDNLCTGCHTSGSGGAPTLDPSHWTARIAQGKDTLYKHAIEGFTGASGAMPARGGNPALTDEQMKATVDWMLAQAK; the protein is encoded by the coding sequence GTGCGCAATTACGATCTCGAGTTTTTGAAAAAGTTTTCCATGATCATTGTTTTCCTGTCGGTGTTGACCGTGGGCTTGATCATTGCGGCTCACTACATTGGCAAGCAATTGCCGTATGAAGTGTCGAAGAGCGCAGAACAGAAGACGATTGAACGCATTGCGCCCGTGGGTGCCGTCTATGCCGGTCGTACCGGTTTGGCCCAACAAGCCGCAGCGGACGAAGCCGCGAAAGACAAAGCCAAGTCGGCCGTCGCCTATGGCGGCACCACCGACGGTAAGGTCATCTACGACAACCTCTGCACCGGTTGCCACACCTCCGGTTCGGGCGGTGCGCCGACCTTGGATCCGTCGCATTGGACCGCGCGTATCGCACAAGGTAAGGACACCCTGTACAAGCACGCTATCGAAGGCTTCACCGGTGCCTCCGGTGCGATGCCGGCACGTGGCGGTAACCCCGCGTTGACCGACGAGCAAATGAAGGCCACCGTGGATTGGATGCTCGCGCAAGCGAAGTGA
- a CDS encoding CocE/NonD family hydrolase translates to MNIENTPFPAVDSTLMLEGPAGPLEVQVEWPDVGQSAQNATAIVCHPLPTGGGTKDNKVVTTTAKAFREMGMPSVRFNFRGTGKSAGAFDNGVGELADLLAIVQWVRTARPNTTLWLAGFSFGSYVSLSAVAQARPDYLLSIAPPAGRWDFASIAAPAMPWLVVQGEADELVDAATVKQWFDGLHAPHASYISMPETSHFFHGKLIDLRDAILNWARNANTL, encoded by the coding sequence ATGAACATCGAAAACACCCCCTTTCCAGCGGTCGACAGCACGCTGATGCTCGAAGGTCCTGCGGGCCCCTTGGAAGTCCAAGTCGAATGGCCGGATGTTGGCCAAAGTGCGCAAAACGCAACGGCGATCGTGTGCCATCCCTTGCCCACCGGCGGCGGCACCAAAGACAACAAGGTCGTGACCACGACGGCCAAGGCGTTCCGTGAAATGGGCATGCCAAGCGTGCGCTTTAACTTCCGCGGCACCGGGAAGTCGGCAGGGGCGTTCGACAATGGTGTGGGTGAACTCGCCGACCTCTTAGCCATCGTGCAATGGGTCCGAACTGCACGACCGAACACCACACTCTGGTTGGCCGGTTTCAGTTTCGGTAGCTATGTGTCGCTGAGTGCTGTCGCCCAGGCGCGACCGGACTATCTCCTTTCGATCGCGCCACCTGCAGGGCGATGGGACTTCGCCTCGATTGCGGCACCGGCGATGCCTTGGCTGGTTGTGCAAGGTGAGGCGGACGAATTGGTCGACGCGGCGACCGTCAAACAGTGGTTCGATGGTTTGCACGCACCACACGCAAGTTACATTTCGATGCCCGAGACCTCGCACTTTTTCCACGGCAAATTGATTGATCTGCGTGACGCGATCTTGAACTGGGCGCGCAACGCCAACACGCTATGA
- a CDS encoding LysM peptidoglycan-binding domain-containing protein: protein MMNNERPDFSDVQSSVTSTEEIVENGGGAGAQTYTVKSGDTLSHISKAFYGNANKWNTIFEANRDQLDDPDKIKPGQVLNIPAA, encoded by the coding sequence GTGATGAACAACGAACGTCCTGATTTCTCCGACGTCCAATCCTCCGTGACCTCAACCGAAGAAATTGTTGAGAACGGCGGCGGTGCAGGCGCACAAACGTATACGGTCAAGTCCGGCGACACGCTGTCGCACATTTCGAAAGCGTTCTACGGCAATGCCAATAAGTGGAACACCATCTTTGAAGCCAACCGCGACCAACTGGACGACCCCGACAAGATCAAGCCGGGTCAAGTTCTGAACATTCCGGCTGCCTGA
- a CDS encoding type II toxin-antitoxin system HipA family toxin yields MTAFQPTAIEVRIWNQRVGAVAADPNIGAYVFEYDPAWVRRGIELAPLMMPTQGQGLYTFPSLDQDAFKGLPGLLADALPDDFGNQLIDAWMASHGIDKGAVTTLDRLAYMGQRGMGALTFRPARGSARESQQPLAMKHLVEEARRAIHADLNDEEAAQAALANIIRVGTSAGGARAKAVIAWHPETGEIRSGQFDVAPSWEHWLLKLDGVGKDLELGSGQDYGRIEYAYYLMATTAGITMSPSRLLNEHDRCHFMTRRFDREGNQKVHVQTLCALQHLNYRQRATHAYEQLFMTAVRLGVPHAALTELFTRMVFNVVARNHDDHTKNHAFMLRQGEAWILAPAYDVTFAYNPQGEWTQRHLMSVNGKFDAITRQDLMTVASRFSIAGADAAIERVREAVSAWPDFANEAGLHQDEINRIGALHLTRM; encoded by the coding sequence ATGACCGCCTTTCAGCCGACCGCCATCGAGGTGCGCATTTGGAACCAACGGGTGGGTGCCGTCGCAGCAGATCCAAACATCGGTGCGTATGTCTTTGAATATGACCCCGCATGGGTACGACGCGGCATCGAACTCGCGCCGCTGATGATGCCGACACAAGGCCAAGGTCTTTATACATTCCCGAGTTTGGATCAAGACGCGTTTAAGGGCCTGCCCGGTCTATTGGCCGACGCGCTGCCAGATGATTTTGGTAATCAATTGATTGATGCGTGGATGGCCAGCCACGGGATCGACAAGGGCGCGGTCACGACGCTCGATCGCCTCGCCTATATGGGTCAGCGCGGCATGGGTGCCTTGACGTTCAGGCCGGCGCGCGGTTCTGCGCGTGAATCGCAACAACCTTTGGCCATGAAGCATCTGGTGGAAGAAGCGCGTCGTGCCATCCACGCAGACCTTAACGATGAAGAGGCGGCACAAGCCGCGCTGGCCAACATCATTCGCGTGGGCACATCTGCCGGTGGCGCGCGTGCGAAAGCCGTCATCGCTTGGCATCCCGAGACGGGCGAAATTCGCAGCGGTCAGTTCGATGTTGCGCCCAGCTGGGAACATTGGTTGCTCAAGCTCGATGGCGTGGGCAAAGATCTCGAGCTTGGTTCAGGACAAGACTACGGCCGTATCGAATATGCCTACTACCTGATGGCGACGACTGCGGGGATCACCATGAGCCCAAGTCGGTTGTTAAACGAGCACGATCGCTGCCATTTCATGACGCGTCGATTCGATCGCGAAGGCAATCAAAAAGTCCACGTTCAAACACTCTGCGCCCTACAACATCTGAACTACCGTCAGCGTGCAACGCATGCCTACGAACAGTTGTTCATGACCGCGGTCCGGCTCGGTGTCCCGCATGCCGCACTCACCGAACTCTTTACGCGCATGGTGTTCAACGTTGTGGCGCGCAATCATGATGATCACACCAAGAACCATGCCTTTATGCTGCGACAAGGTGAAGCGTGGATACTTGCACCTGCGTACGACGTCACCTTTGCATACAACCCGCAAGGCGAATGGACGCAACGACATCTGATGAGTGTCAATGGCAAGTTCGATGCCATCACGCGACAGGATCTCATGACGGTCGCTTCGCGCTTCTCAATTGCGGGTGCCGATGCTGCGATAGAGCGCGTACGAGAGGCCGTCTCCGCATGGCCCGATTTCGCAAACGAAGCAGGGCTTCACCAAGACGAAATCAATCGGATCGGAGCGCTCCACCTCACCCGGATGTAG
- a CDS encoding helix-turn-helix transcriptional regulator, which translates to MTVTQFKTPEEVLEVLGARISRLRIAQAITQSELASRAGVSLRALGDLERGQGSSLTTYIRVLKALNALDTLEQLAPTPVISPMALLRSRGAEPKRAPRK; encoded by the coding sequence ATGACCGTCACTCAGTTCAAGACGCCCGAAGAAGTGTTGGAAGTGCTTGGCGCGCGCATCAGCCGGCTTCGCATCGCGCAGGCGATCACGCAATCAGAGCTGGCCAGTCGCGCAGGCGTATCGCTTCGCGCCTTGGGCGATCTGGAGCGCGGACAAGGCTCTTCGTTGACCACCTATATCCGCGTGCTCAAAGCCCTCAACGCACTGGACACCTTGGAGCAATTGGCACCCACGCCGGTGATCAGCCCAATGGCGCTCCTTCGCAGCCGTGGTGCCGAGCCCAAGCGCGCGCCGAGAAAGTAG
- a CDS encoding phospholipase D family protein, whose protein sequence is MHYRLALALALTWLCLACAGCSTLSPKDSAEATRILAEGKSTALTCEREDHCAIENRLSRAADSAIASSTAEAPKHAVWIVESGQEALHSRVSMIRAAQHSIDLQTYIFDEDDSARMIMRELIAAAKRGVKVRILIDQLSAFKSARTQVAVAGAHQNLDLKIYNPLFERGSLSNPLQYALASIAQFRTLNQRMHTKLLIVDDKLGLTGGRNYQDDYFDWSPSFNFLDRDILVAGPVVRRMSETFNVFWHSSRAKAMPELKDAVSLLQTQGVPKLSDAAYEFPDRVRAFQAASADVAALDDMYARMEIDTGDVQFIADLPAKHRRGPSAVRKQDPFSSELSQVIASTQSEIILQTPYLVLTNAAQRSFVALQDRAEPPRVIVSSNSLASTDNMLTYGMAYKYRRRYMRRLGFEMFELKPHPASVAFDVVAARSEKDSHVAIHAKSIVVDRTIAVVGTHNFDPRSQHYNTEAAVIVRDPKVAERVAHNMLRMMQPDNAWTIAPNRKALRKVDEAVLSGTEALPILDLWPSRYGTSYQFVPGPACPAPVSFKSPDFQKCYRLVGDFPEVNVVSLRWWLTRVITAMGAVTMPFL, encoded by the coding sequence ATGCACTACCGCTTGGCCCTTGCCCTTGCACTGACTTGGCTGTGCCTCGCGTGCGCGGGCTGTTCAACGCTGAGCCCGAAGGACAGTGCCGAAGCCACGCGGATTTTGGCCGAGGGTAAATCGACTGCGCTGACGTGTGAGCGCGAAGATCATTGCGCGATAGAGAACCGCTTGAGCCGCGCCGCGGATTCGGCGATCGCCAGTTCCACGGCTGAAGCCCCAAAGCACGCGGTTTGGATTGTGGAGTCGGGTCAAGAAGCACTGCACTCGCGCGTGTCGATGATTCGCGCGGCACAGCATTCCATCGATCTTCAGACCTACATTTTTGACGAAGATGACAGCGCGCGCATGATCATGCGTGAGTTGATTGCGGCGGCAAAGCGTGGCGTAAAAGTACGCATCTTGATTGACCAGCTCTCGGCCTTCAAAAGCGCGCGTACGCAAGTGGCTGTCGCGGGCGCGCATCAGAATTTGGATCTAAAAATCTATAACCCTCTGTTCGAACGCGGCTCGCTGTCGAATCCATTGCAGTACGCCTTGGCCAGCATCGCGCAATTTCGGACTTTGAATCAACGCATGCATACGAAGCTGCTGATTGTCGACGACAAGTTGGGATTGACCGGCGGTCGCAATTATCAGGATGACTATTTCGATTGGAGCCCGAGCTTCAATTTTCTAGACCGAGACATTCTTGTGGCGGGTCCGGTGGTGCGCCGAATGTCGGAAACGTTCAACGTGTTTTGGCACTCGTCACGCGCAAAAGCAATGCCGGAATTGAAAGATGCCGTCTCGCTGCTGCAAACGCAGGGCGTGCCGAAACTGTCTGACGCGGCCTATGAATTTCCAGATCGTGTGCGTGCGTTTCAAGCGGCGTCGGCCGATGTCGCTGCGCTTGATGACATGTATGCACGCATGGAAATTGATACCGGCGACGTGCAATTTATTGCCGACTTGCCCGCAAAACATCGAAGAGGCCCATCAGCGGTCAGAAAGCAGGACCCGTTCTCTTCAGAGCTGAGCCAAGTCATTGCGTCGACGCAATCAGAAATCATTTTGCAAACACCGTACTTGGTGTTGACCAATGCAGCGCAACGGTCGTTCGTTGCATTGCAAGATCGCGCCGAACCGCCGCGCGTGATTGTGTCGAGCAATAGCTTGGCCTCTACGGACAACATGCTCACGTACGGGATGGCCTACAAATACCGACGCCGCTATATGCGTCGTCTCGGCTTTGAGATGTTCGAGTTGAAGCCGCATCCTGCCAGCGTCGCGTTCGATGTCGTCGCAGCCCGTAGCGAAAAAGATTCGCACGTTGCAATTCACGCCAAGTCCATCGTGGTGGATCGAACCATTGCTGTGGTCGGCACACACAATTTCGATCCGCGCAGCCAGCACTACAACACGGAAGCCGCAGTCATCGTGCGCGACCCAAAGGTGGCCGAGCGTGTCGCGCACAACATGCTGCGCATGATGCAGCCGGACAATGCCTGGACCATCGCACCGAACCGCAAGGCCTTGCGGAAAGTCGACGAAGCGGTCCTATCTGGGACCGAAGCATTGCCGATTTTGGATCTCTGGCCGTCGCGCTACGGCACCAGTTACCAATTTGTGCCCGGACCCGCGTGTCCCGCGCCTGTGAGTTTCAAATCACCCGACTTCCAAAAATGCTATCGCTTGGTCGGTGACTTCCCTGAAGTGAATGTGGTCTCGTTACGCTGGTGGCTGACCCGCGTGATCACAGCCATGGGCGCGGTGACCATGCCCTTCCTTTAG
- the zapE gene encoding cell division protein ZapE, which translates to MSLKPSPTQAYLAGVQSGAWQSDPAQLEVLRVLDRIQSELRVESDTGRGFLSKLFKREETAPVCGLYVWGGVGRGKTFMVDLFYDTVETSKKKRTHFHRFMREVHARLMAHAGESDPLVKIAEEWRDSLRLLVLDEFIVTDIGDAMLLGRLLDQLFAQGVTLVTTSNTPPVNLYKDGLQRASFLPAIALIEQHCEVVEIHSTTDYRLRALTQSPVYRAPLDAQSDTWLESRWHELGGDDKHRDAGLLIDGRRIPVRARVPGMVWLDFAALCDGPRGTTDYIEIAQEFHTVFCGGIPRFDGNNDDPARRFINAIDEFYDRNVNFVCTADAPPETLYQGTRMAAVFERTASRLIEMQSAEYLANEHASCVENRAEPTQ; encoded by the coding sequence ATGAGTCTGAAGCCTTCACCCACGCAAGCCTATTTGGCGGGCGTACAAAGCGGCGCATGGCAATCCGATCCTGCGCAGTTGGAAGTTCTGCGTGTGTTGGACCGCATTCAATCAGAGCTACGTGTCGAGTCAGACACGGGCCGCGGCTTTCTGTCCAAGCTGTTCAAACGCGAAGAGACGGCACCTGTGTGCGGTCTTTACGTGTGGGGAGGGGTCGGCCGCGGCAAGACCTTCATGGTGGATCTGTTCTACGACACGGTCGAGACCTCAAAGAAGAAACGCACACACTTCCATCGATTCATGCGGGAAGTCCATGCGCGATTGATGGCGCATGCCGGCGAGAGTGATCCGCTGGTCAAGATTGCCGAAGAATGGCGCGACAGTTTGCGCTTGTTGGTGCTCGACGAATTCATCGTGACCGATATCGGTGACGCCATGTTGCTGGGACGCTTGCTGGATCAATTGTTCGCGCAAGGCGTCACCTTGGTGACCACCTCGAACACGCCACCTGTGAATTTGTACAAAGACGGCTTGCAACGGGCAAGTTTCTTGCCTGCGATTGCATTGATCGAACAGCATTGCGAAGTGGTCGAGATTCACAGCACGACGGATTACCGCTTACGTGCATTGACGCAAAGTCCGGTGTATCGCGCGCCTCTGGACGCGCAGTCTGATACTTGGCTCGAATCGCGTTGGCATGAACTGGGCGGCGACGACAAACATCGCGACGCCGGGTTGCTCATCGACGGCCGACGCATCCCGGTGCGTGCACGCGTGCCGGGCATGGTGTGGTTGGACTTCGCTGCACTGTGTGATGGGCCGCGCGGGACGACCGACTACATTGAGATCGCGCAAGAGTTTCATACGGTGTTCTGCGGCGGAATTCCACGCTTCGATGGCAACAACGACGATCCTGCGCGTCGCTTCATCAATGCGATCGATGAGTTCTACGATCGCAATGTCAACTTTGTTTGCACGGCAGATGCACCCCCGGAGACCTTGTATCAAGGGACACGCATGGCGGCGGTATTCGAACGCACCGCTTCAAGATTGATTGAAATGCAAAGCGCTGAATATCTTGCCAACGAACACGCCAGCTGTGTAGAGAACCGCGCGGAGCCGACACAATGA
- the queF gene encoding NADPH-dependent 7-cyano-7-deazaguanine reductase QueF (Catalyzes the NADPH-dependent reduction of 7-cyano-7-deazaguanine (preQ0) to 7-aminomethyl-7-deazaguanine (preQ1) in queuosine biosynthesis), producing the protein MNSHTPESSQLGRGTAYPTAYDETLLFPIPRSQARDEIGIHGALPFIGHDVWNAYELSWLDAQGKPIVDTAQFIVPATSPNLIESKSFKLYLNSLNSANFASHEAVQARVTAALSKAAGAPVTLRFGVPHTQEEASGSCIDDLPVTIKTYGPPDARLLKHSAADVSEVLFSRLLKSNCPVTSQPDWATLTIDYSGPQLDRSALLEYIVSFRNHCEFHEQCVERIFIDLMTQTSPRRLSVTARYTRRGGLDINPWRATVNENRMEFVRDVRQ; encoded by the coding sequence ATGAATTCGCATACCCCTGAAAGCAGTCAATTAGGCCGCGGCACAGCGTACCCAACGGCGTACGACGAAACACTGCTCTTTCCGATTCCGCGCTCGCAAGCACGCGATGAGATTGGTATTCATGGCGCGCTGCCTTTTATCGGCCACGATGTTTGGAATGCCTATGAGTTGAGTTGGCTGGATGCGCAGGGCAAGCCCATTGTCGATACAGCGCAATTCATCGTGCCGGCGACATCACCAAATCTGATTGAGTCAAAGTCTTTCAAGCTGTACTTGAATAGCTTGAATAGCGCGAACTTCGCATCGCATGAGGCAGTGCAAGCGCGTGTAACCGCGGCACTCTCCAAGGCTGCCGGCGCGCCCGTCACCCTGCGCTTCGGCGTACCGCATACGCAAGAAGAAGCATCGGGGTCGTGTATCGACGACCTGCCGGTCACGATCAAGACGTATGGTCCACCCGATGCACGCTTGCTGAAGCACAGTGCGGCAGATGTCTCGGAAGTACTGTTTTCAAGACTGTTGAAATCAAATTGCCCGGTGACGTCGCAACCCGATTGGGCGACTTTGACGATCGACTACAGCGGGCCGCAGTTGGATCGCAGCGCACTGCTCGAGTACATCGTGAGTTTCCGTAACCACTGTGAATTCCACGAGCAGTGCGTAGAACGCATTTTTATAGATTTAATGACGCAGACTTCACCGCGTCGCTTGTCAGTAACCGCGCGCTATACACGACGCGGTGGCTTGGACATCAATCCCTGGCGTGCAACGGTGAATGAAAACCGAATGGAATTCGTCCGTGATGTCCGGCAATGA